aactctgttaagtattttggctgaattatgaccctttttagctcgacttgtcgaagaaaaagtagagctattattgctctcgccctggcgtcggcgttggttaaagtttttgataaagtccagTATCTATGTTACTATAAAGGCTATTGACTTATTTACTATATCAAAGTCTACTACAGGAAAAACAACCCCAAAACTGATTTGAATCTTgacagattatgccccctttttttaaaacttagaatgttttgttaccCCTATGAAACTAACCTAATTGTAAGTGGGTCTCGTTGATTGTAACTGATTGGTGgatcaaaattatatatatatatatattccgtaAGGTACCGTTATATTTACCTGGGATCTTGGAACATTCTTTTGTAGAAATCTTGGAACAATCAGGGATCATATATAAAAGAATGTTCCAACAAACCAGGTGCTTCagggtttatatatatataataggaACCCTTTAATTCACCAAATATGcgtatatgtatttctttttcagattaaTCAACACTTTACAACCAGGTtctataaagaaagtaaaccgtATTCAATCAGGcagttttaaacagtttaagGATATGGAAAACATAGACAACTTTTTAACAGCGATAACAAAATATGGCGTTTCAACGGCGGATAGATTTGGTACTGCTAATTTAACTGATAGGAACAACGGCATGGCTATTGTATTGAACTGTATCCATGCAGTTGGAAGGGCGGTAAGAACCGTTTTATAAATCGCTTTTGAACGAAATATGGATTTTTATGCGCCCGTTTTGGAAAAACGGGACATACTATGTGAtggtgcgtgcgtctgtccgtccgtctatcatAATttatgtccggagcataactttataaccagtAAAGGTATTGACTGTAAACTTgtgcatataggtagatggcgatgagacgatgtacAGAGCGCTTTAAATGTctctttaggtcaaaggtcaaggtaatgaTGCGCAGAAAACATGAACTTGATCTTTAGGTTTAAAGTCAAgatcacaaattgagctcaaaagCCGAATCTTACCTCATATTTagtgtccggagcattacttattaaccattcaaggtatcgACTTCAAATCAAATTTGGGATGtaggtagatggtgatgagacgatgtgcagagtgcatgaaccaggatagaaggtcaaggtcacagcatggtctaatctgcccatcatatttcgtgttcaGAGCgaaacttataaaaaaataaaggtattgacttgaaacttagaatacagACAGGTGATGATGAGACGATATGCATACTCTATCACTCTGCATTACAGACCTTctattaacccccccccccccccccacaaaaaaaaatttagtttcttgccctttAGAATTCTGTCACCATCGCCCTGCGCCCATACCCTGCTTCCCACCACCCGCTCACACTGCCACCAAAAATatctttcaattttgctttttcttttaattttggttccaatttcctctgatataaccgtttgggcgtatattgccccacttggcggagcGCTTGTTTTATATGGAACATTAGGATTTTGATCAATGGTTATGTACGAATAACAAGTGCATTTTTAAagacaaatgtatataaaaaataaagttgacTGCTAGTTTTGTTGCTGGTTTGTTTCTATGTTCTTAAAAGCTTTCCAAATGGATAGAATAGAGtaagtcattttttttcaacaaatacaAAAACTCCTCTtgacatagcttttagaaatgtCATTCATTTGCTTATTATGCTGCGTTTTCATTTAGCCACGGTGTCCACGGTGTCCACATTTTAAAAAGAGGCTcggagctccacgatttattgcacgaattttgtattactacgTTTCCCTACgctttcttacgctctcagtacgttttgttactacctgcagcgttttattacgaaaccaacacgattctggtcaagatctgccacgattttcatcacgttctctcaagttctcttacgattaccacgatatgctatcacattttgtcacgttctgtttagacccctcacgttatcaagttttgttaagaTCTCCTACGATTTATGGCCAAGATTGTCATGTTTTGAGCACGATTGGAGTATAAATAGGAGGCATGGGCCACCCtctcattatgtctcccccaggagacatattgttttgccctgtccgtccgtccgtctgtccgtccgtccttccgtccgtccgtccgtccgtacgtcacacttcatttccgagcaataactggagaaccatttgacctagaaccttcaaacttcatagggttgtagggctgctggagtagacgacccctattgtttttggggtcactccgtcaaaggtcaaggtcacaggggcctgaacattgaaaaccatttccgatcaataactagagaaccacttgaccaagaatgttgaaacttcataggatgattggccatgaagagtagatgacccctattgattttggggttactgcgtcaaaggtcaaggtcacgggggcctgaacattgaaaaccatttccgatcaataactacagaaccacttgacccagaatgttgaaacttcataggatgattgaacatgaagagtagatgacccctattgattttggggtcactttgtcaaaggtcaaggtcacgggggccagaacattgaaaaccatttccgatcaataactagagaaccacttgacccagaatgttgaaacttcataggatgatttgtcatgaagagtagatgacccctattgattttggggtcactccgtcaaaggtcaaaggtcacgggggcctgaacattgaaaaccatttccaatcaataactagagaaccacttgacccagaatgttgaaacttcataggatgattgtatatgcaaagcagatgacccctatcgattttggggtcactccattaaaggtcaaggtcacaggggcatgaccattgaaaaccatttccagtcagtaacttgagaaccactatacccagaatgatgaaacttcgcaggatgattggtcatgcagagtagatgacccctaacgattttagggtcactctgttaaaggtcaaggccacaggggcctgaacatggaaaaccatttccaatcaataacttgaaaacctctcgacccagagtgttgaaacttcataggatgattgttcatgcagagtaaatgacccctattgtttttggggtcactccattaaaggtcaaggtcacaggggcctgaacattgataaccagttccgatcaataacttgataaccacttgacccagaatgttgaaacttcataggatgattgaacatgcagagtagatgacccctgttgattttggggtcagtctattaaaggtcaaggtcacagtggcctgttcatgtaaaatcattttttggaaataacttgagaaccacttgacctacaatgttgaaactaaataggatgattggacatgcagagtagatgacccctatttattttgaggtcacttgatcaaaggtcaaggtcacaggagcctgaacagtgacttgagaaccactaggccaagagtgttgaaatttagcgggatgactggacatgccaagtagataattcctattgcagccaaccatcagtgtctctttgactttcgctcctgacccctattgacttcttgcctataggactttgcattgggggagacatgcgcttttttacaaaagcattttctagttctctCCAGAGATTCTAAAGAAGAACGAGCTATGCATCAAAGAGCTGAACAAGATGCTGAATTTGCAATTTTCGTGTATGCCTGTAATAGTTAttcgtcggcagcagcaacaagggacggaaAAAGACAGGATAGAAGAGAGAGGAaggagaagaagaaatagaaggcCTAAGACCTGCTGGGCGAGACCATGGTTAAGTGGAAACCGAAGGCACCAACTGGGACAATACCCTCAACTTTTCAACACAGAACTCAGGCGTGAAGATGTTGGCTCCAACGTCAACTATGTAAGGATGCCTCCAGATCTAGTGGAACTTAGAATCGtgtttccaagttcaccaagatcCTCATACGATGAAGCATCAAGGTCTGATGAGctacgttaaggtctgttaaCAAAAATGttgtcacgatccttacgatcatcacgattccaccaaGTTTCCTCAAGATCATCACGATTCGATCCCACGAGCTCCCAGGCTCACcacgcttctctcaaatcgtggacatcgtggctaagtgtaaacgcagcataaggCATACGAAAAACTGTATGTTACATCTTTTGATGTGATTGTTATAGCCGTAaagagtggttaagatcgctgatcTAGAGCCACTTGGCCCTCACTAAAGTGGGTTCGAGTCTCGCTTGGGACGCTGGGATTCCCGATAAGAGGAAGTCATttagcttgcttacggaaggtcggaggttctacccaggtgcccgcccgtaatgaaaaatacacggaggggcagctgggatcttcctccgccagcaaaagctggaatgtcgccatatgatcttaattgtgtcggtgtgacgatAAACCCAACTAGGAAATTAATGCtctatttttctgttatttaggCTCAGAAAAATGGTTACCATGGACCTACTCTTGGGCCTAGAGAATCTCAGTATAATCCTAGATCATTTGATGAGGAAACATTACATGCTGGTAAGAATGTGTCTTCTTTACTGTTATTTCCCGCCCCGCAACCTTAGCTCTTGATctactttgaaattttacagtatAATTTAGTCATTACCGAACAATATCGAGTATATTTGTTAATTGTTAAGATATATTTTACATCTTCTTATAGACGCATTGGATTTCCTTTTAAATCGTAGCTTTCGTAGTGACTCTTTTGACCTAAATGTTGCCAGATACCTCATTAAAACTCCTCATTTTTATGGCTTTAATGATCAGGTAGTAAAGAGATTCATCAAATTGACAGTTTCTTATTACAAGAAGTAAAGCGTTCACAACatcacataaaatttaaaaaaaaaaaacacatgctaTTAAATGGATGCCTCAGTTATATATCGGGACCACGGTCATGGATTGCCTTAtgcattattataatattttaaactttcacaGTTTTAGAATGTCCTGTGCGCTGTTTAAGAGATTGAcgtattaaattttgaaatgggCTGTATTATTTTACAGGGCAAACGCTTATTGGGCTACAGTATGGCTATACGAAAGGGGCCAGTCAAAAGGGTATGAGCTTCGGCAAAACGAGATCCATAAACGACTGACATTACCAACCTATAGTCTATTTCAGAGTAGTTAGGATAGAAAATTCACAATCCATTTGTCACTGAACGATGTTCACGCGAGTCATATACCATGcatgttattatattttaaactACGGATGCAGGTTTTGTTTGGTCAGTATATCTATACAGATATGAGtagatgaaatataaataaactgtAGATTGAAGAATGAAACAGTATTTTCAAAGTGATCCGATTGAATGGTAGTCTTGTTCATTATACACATTGATACTTAGAGTGCCAGGCATTTTATAATTTCCAGCTATGTTTGTATCAATATAATCTTCAACACACATTATAAGTAACGTGTATGTTGCAAACATTTTTGTCTTTACCTTAATATGTTTGTGTctgttgcaaacattttgttttctataACGTATTGTACATAGATTTTAAATCGAAAGATGTGAGAAATATACGTATACTgcgtccttttttaaaaatagttttgcgCGAATGAAAGCTTTTTTGTGCATTGTAATCAACTCATTAttgatattatcatttttattgtgtCCAGTTATACGCATCTGTTAACAACGATATATTAAGCGGATTGTCTTGATACTTTGCCgccattaaaa
This window of the Mercenaria mercenaria strain notata chromosome 5, MADL_Memer_1, whole genome shotgun sequence genome carries:
- the LOC123557790 gene encoding muscle-specific protein 20-like yields the protein MATRPHGYGLTSEVNRKINQKYCLELEQQARQWMEAVLQKPLIEGEDPNTPLGEEKFQRALKDGVLLCELINTLQPGSIKKVNRIQSGSFKQFKDMENIDNFLTAITKYGVSTADRFGTANLTDRNNGMAIVLNCIHAVGRAAQKNGYHGPTLGPRESQYNPRSFDEETLHAGQTLIGLQYGYTKGASQKGMSFGKTRSIND